The following proteins come from a genomic window of Thermodesulfobacteriota bacterium:
- the gap gene encoding type I glyceraldehyde-3-phosphate dehydrogenase, which translates to MAIKVAINGFGRIGRNIFRTCLNDSEIEIVVINDLTDARTLAHLLKYDSVFGRLGCPVDATDDSLVVCEREVKITSERDPEKLKWGEFGVDVVLECTGRFTNCEGGHCHIDAGAKKVIISAPAKGEDITICMGVNHDKYDPKKHRTISNASCTTNCLAPVAKVLHESFGIKKGLMTTVHSYTNDQHLLDLPHADLRRSRAAAISMIPTTTGAARAVGLVLPELKGKLDGMAIRVPVPNVSVVDLVAELEKDATAEEVNAALKGAADGKLKGILEVCEEECVSIDFKGVGASSIVDAPSTKVIGGNLVKLLSWYDNEWGFSCRMRDLVKFLAEKGL; encoded by the coding sequence ATGGCAATAAAGGTCGCAATAAACGGTTTCGGCAGGATAGGGAGGAACATCTTTCGGACCTGCCTGAACGACAGCGAGATAGAGATCGTGGTGATAAACGACCTCACCGACGCCAGGACTCTCGCGCACCTCTTGAAGTACGACTCGGTCTTCGGGCGGCTCGGCTGCCCGGTGGATGCCACCGACGACTCGCTCGTCGTATGCGAGAGGGAGGTAAAGATAACGAGCGAGCGCGACCCGGAGAAGCTCAAGTGGGGAGAGTTCGGGGTGGACGTCGTGCTCGAGTGCACCGGGCGCTTCACCAACTGCGAGGGAGGGCACTGCCACATAGACGCGGGCGCCAAAAAGGTCATAATATCGGCCCCGGCCAAGGGCGAAGACATAACGATCTGCATGGGAGTGAACCACGACAAATACGACCCGAAGAAGCACCGCACCATATCGAACGCCTCGTGCACGACCAACTGCCTGGCGCCCGTGGCAAAAGTGCTGCACGAGAGCTTCGGCATAAAGAAGGGCCTTATGACCACGGTCCATTCCTACACCAACGACCAGCACCTCCTCGACCTCCCTCACGCGGACCTGAGGAGGTCGCGTGCCGCCGCGATCTCGATGATACCCACGACCACCGGGGCCGCCAGGGCCGTCGGGCTGGTCCTCCCCGAACTCAAGGGGAAACTCGACGGCATGGCCATAAGGGTGCCCGTGCCTAACGTATCGGTGGTGGACCTCGTGGCCGAGCTCGAAAAGGACGCCACCGCCGAGGAGGTGAACGCCGCGCTCAAAGGGGCCGCCGACGGGAAGCTCAAGGGGATACTGGAGGTCTGCGAAGAGGAGTGCGTGTCCATAGACTTCAAGGGCGTCGGCGCCTCCTCCATAGTGGACGCCCCCTCGACAAAGGTTATCGGCGGGAACCTGGTCAAGCTGCTCTCCT
- the aroD gene encoding type I 3-dehydroquinate dehydratase produces MKLRGLTLGILPRVAGVVTGNVDGRTVKKALASGADILELRVDTFRDRDPQRIKEAIKKLSARGIPLILTVRSKKEGGRNDLKDAERLALFSALTPAVHAVDIELGSGRILKDVVACARRHRKKVIVSYHDFRSTPGTKALSEKVRRARAAGADMVKVATLARGQDDLKRLAGLLVDSDDLIVIAMGGYGVASRIFFPILGSLLTYGSIMDTTVDKTMRATTASTAPGQLPVSTIKKELKVFGF; encoded by the coding sequence ATGAAGCTACGAGGTCTCACACTCGGCATCCTCCCCCGGGTGGCCGGGGTGGTTACGGGGAACGTAGACGGGAGGACCGTCAAGAAGGCGCTCGCAAGCGGGGCGGACATCCTTGAACTGCGGGTGGATACCTTCAGGGACAGGGACCCGCAGAGGATAAAAGAGGCGATAAAGAAGCTCTCCGCGCGCGGCATCCCGCTCATCCTTACCGTAAGGAGCAAAAAAGAGGGCGGAAGGAACGACCTCAAGGACGCCGAAAGGCTCGCCCTCTTCAGCGCCCTTACCCCCGCAGTCCACGCCGTGGACATAGAGCTCGGCTCCGGGAGGATACTGAAGGACGTCGTGGCGTGCGCCCGGCGCCACAGGAAAAAAGTCATCGTCTCGTACCACGACTTCCGGTCCACCCCGGGGACCAAAGCCCTCTCGGAGAAGGTCCGGCGGGCCAGGGCCGCCGGCGCCGATATGGTAAAGGTCGCTACGCTGGCCAGGGGACAAGACGACCTCAAGAGACTTGCGGGGCTCCTCGTGGACTCCGACGACCTCATAGTCATCGCCATGGGCGGCTACGGGGTCGCATCCCGGATATTCTTCCCCATACTCGGCTCGCTCCTGACCTACGGGTCTATAATGGATACAACAGTGGATAAAACAATGCGTGCAACAACGGCTTCGACCGCGCCGGGCCAGCTTCCGGTAAGCACCATAAAGAAGGAACTGAAGGTCTTTGGGTTTTAA
- a CDS encoding methyltransferase domain-containing protein — translation MDGRIRDSVRDFYGDAAREQMPALCCPTSYSKEDTAHIPKEVLDISYGCGSPIGEAGVREGETVLDLGSGGGIDCFIAAKKVGSSGRVIGVDMTDDMLLKAKEAEREVAEKLGFSNVEFKKGFLEEIPVEDGSIDLVTSNCVVNLSHDKGKVMEEVYRILRHKGRFCISDVVSEKEVPEKMRADRKLWGECISGALKEDDFIDMSRKAGFYGLHVESRYLYHEVEGMSFHSITLKGYKFDKGAECLYKGQYAIYHGPFKSVHDDEGHEYPAGTPVEICTDTAEKLSSAPYRGLFTVVDTDGKVEGAACEPDEGGGDGGCC, via the coding sequence ATGGACGGACGGATAAGGGATTCGGTAAGGGACTTTTACGGGGACGCCGCGAGGGAGCAGATGCCCGCGCTCTGCTGCCCTACGAGCTATAGCAAGGAGGACACGGCCCACATCCCCAAAGAGGTGCTCGATATATCTTACGGCTGCGGCAGCCCCATAGGGGAGGCCGGGGTAAGGGAGGGGGAGACGGTGCTGGACCTCGGAAGCGGCGGTGGGATAGACTGCTTTATCGCCGCCAAAAAAGTGGGGAGTTCCGGGAGGGTCATAGGGGTGGACATGACCGACGACATGCTCCTGAAGGCGAAAGAGGCCGAGCGGGAGGTCGCGGAAAAGCTCGGTTTCTCCAACGTCGAGTTCAAGAAAGGGTTTTTGGAGGAGATACCCGTCGAAGACGGCTCAATCGACCTCGTCACATCCAACTGTGTCGTGAACCTGTCACACGATAAGGGGAAGGTCATGGAGGAGGTCTACAGGATACTGAGACACAAGGGCCGCTTCTGCATCTCGGACGTGGTGTCGGAAAAGGAGGTCCCCGAGAAGATGCGTGCCGACAGGAAGCTATGGGGCGAGTGCATATCCGGGGCGCTAAAGGAGGACGACTTCATCGATATGTCGAGGAAGGCGGGCTTTTACGGCCTGCACGTCGAGAGCCGCTACCTCTACCATGAAGTAGAAGGCATGAGCTTTCATTCGATAACGCTTAAGGGTTACAAGTTCGATAAGGGAGCCGAATGCCTTTATAAGGGCCAGTACGCCATATACCACGGCCCCTTCAAGTCGGTCCATGACGACGAAGGGCACGAGTACCCGGCCGGAACGCCGGTCGAGATATGCACCGACACGGCCGAGAAGCTGTCGTCTGCTCCATACAGAGGACTATTTACGGTAGTGGATACGGACGGCAAGGTGGAGGGCGCGGCCTGCGAGCCCGATGAGGGGGGAGGGGATGGTGGCTGCTGTTAG
- a CDS encoding SBBP repeat-containing protein: MARDAAEGNGARGIAVDSSGNIYVTGDGDEGIYTIKYDSAGNEFPDQFGLHTGARDGSSIVLNSSANVYVVGNGLDIIKYLPDGTVDWAWDRSGFQSFAVDSSENVYVAGLTDDGNFLAAKYLPDGTVATGWPQYYDGCEWGNTMGLQVDSAGNVYVLGSGTDVVGPDIDPSEYYSVTLKYNAGGELLWHNETPLSPNSYPNVMELDSAGNVYVSGYWSPGIDEENDTFIIKYDTDGNKQWTVSYDYGNYGYRDIPMGISMDPSGDYLYVVGKNKSSFGSDLTVVKYDAVDGTMLCDARYAGLEIHDFDKHQAVDQSGNIYVAASTAGGDNRDYVTVRYNRDCNAQGELDLAWVMTYDGGYGDFVYGMAVDSADNVYVTGGSYSPKSGFGYATVKYSQGEGDGSVALPDSVNLLVAGEVIDSTPR; encoded by the coding sequence GTGGCAAGGGACGCCGCCGAGGGGAACGGAGCCCGGGGCATTGCCGTGGATTCGTCCGGCAACATATATGTGACGGGGGATGGTGACGAAGGCATCTATACGATAAAGTACGATAGTGCCGGGAACGAGTTCCCGGACCAGTTCGGGCTGCATACCGGCGCCCGGGACGGTTCCTCTATCGTCCTCAATTCATCGGCCAACGTCTACGTGGTGGGCAACGGGCTCGATATAATAAAGTACCTTCCAGACGGGACCGTCGATTGGGCCTGGGACCGCTCCGGTTTCCAGAGCTTTGCCGTTGACTCCTCGGAGAACGTGTACGTAGCCGGGTTGACCGACGACGGCAACTTCCTCGCCGCAAAATACCTTCCAGACGGGACCGTGGCCACGGGTTGGCCCCAATACTACGATGGTTGCGAATGGGGTAATACCATGGGTCTGCAGGTAGACTCCGCGGGTAACGTATACGTGCTGGGTTCGGGGACGGACGTGGTCGGTCCGGACATCGATCCCAGCGAATACTACTCCGTCACGTTAAAATATAATGCCGGCGGGGAGCTTCTGTGGCATAACGAAACGCCTCTCAGCCCCAACAGCTACCCTAATGTCATGGAACTGGATTCGGCGGGCAACGTCTATGTGAGTGGATATTGGTCCCCCGGCATAGACGAAGAAAATGATACCTTTATCATAAAGTACGACACTGACGGCAATAAGCAGTGGACTGTATCGTATGACTATGGCAATTACGGATACCGGGACATACCCATGGGAATTTCCATGGACCCTTCGGGCGACTACCTTTATGTGGTAGGCAAGAATAAGAGTTCTTTCGGCAGTGATCTTACCGTGGTGAAGTACGACGCCGTGGATGGGACCATGCTGTGCGACGCGAGGTATGCCGGGCTCGAAATACACGATTTTGATAAACACCAGGCCGTTGACCAGTCGGGGAATATATACGTTGCGGCTTCTACCGCCGGTGGAGACAACCGTGATTACGTCACGGTAAGATACAACAGGGATTGCAACGCACAGGGGGAACTGGACCTGGCATGGGTTATGACGTATGACGGCGGCTATGGTGATTTTGTATATGGCATGGCCGTGGATAGCGCGGACAACGTCTATGTCACGGGGGGGAGCTACTCCCCCAAAAGCGGGTTTGGCTATGCCACGGTCAAATACAGCCAGGGGGAGGGCGACGGGTCCGTCGCCTTACCGGACAGCGTAAACCTGCTCGTTGCCGGGGAGGTTATCGACAGCACTCCCAGGTAA
- a CDS encoding PilZ domain-containing protein: MEEKRTHIREGLSEHITCELSSWRGKVEAFFVKAVNVSKDGACIVAERHHKPGSVVSLRVPFEGAGVNFPGLAEVRWTAPAGEGGGFRMGLRFLA; this comes from the coding sequence GTGGAAGAAAAACGCACTCATATAAGAGAAGGTCTTTCCGAGCACATCACCTGCGAGCTAAGCTCGTGGAGGGGAAAGGTGGAGGCCTTTTTCGTGAAGGCCGTTAACGTCTCAAAGGACGGGGCCTGTATAGTAGCGGAGCGTCACCACAAACCGGGCAGCGTGGTGAGCCTCAGGGTCCCGTTCGAAGGCGCCGGGGTCAACTTCCCCGGTCTTGCCGAGGTCAGGTGGACGGCCCCGGCAGGGGAAGGCGGCGGCTTCAGGATGGGGCTCAGGTTTTTAGCGTAG
- a CDS encoding SBBP repeat-containing protein, giving the protein MNGIDQKLVDKALTAISGAVVLLLCGALPGGASAATVTEEWAVRYNGSGNSSDAAYAMAVDGEGNVYVTGYSYSDTDSDYATVKYDADGIKLWEARYDGPGNYSQEYAYALAVDSAGNVYVTGESYGEGTMRDYATIKYDADGTELWVARYNGPGNGWDVAYALAVDSAGNVYVTGKSYGIGYMTGYDYATVKYDANTGTELWVARYTGLGSYFDSAYALAVDSAGDVYVTGESYDGTVYNYATVKYAAADGTQLWVARYRKGSASALAVDGAGSVYVTGRSYGDYTTIKYDADYGVAQWVVRYRGSASALAVDGAGSIYVTGTSYGDYTTIKYAPNGTQQWVSRYDGPGGYPDTASAMALDGAGNVYVTGRSSGTGGVTRNDGYDYATVKYDPNTGDELWVSRYDGPGPGDYYDAAHALAVDGSGNVHVTGTSYDESTGYDYATIKYSQPKDQDGDGVSDDADNCPATPNADQVDMDDDGIGDVCDDSDGDDLFDSVDVCPYENPTSFDADHDGCIDGFSGLKDMVDALVAAEVIAPKLGNSLLRKIANAEKSADKGEVCAAISHIEAFVNEINAQTGKKVVAGDEVNGLIAYAGSVISYLQSLFPTGESC; this is encoded by the coding sequence ATGAACGGCATAGATCAAAAGCTCGTTGACAAGGCCCTTACCGCGATATCAGGGGCAGTCGTTTTATTGTTATGTGGGGCTCTTCCTGGGGGGGCGTCCGCGGCCACGGTTACGGAGGAGTGGGCCGTCCGCTACAACGGGTCGGGGAACTCCTCGGATGCCGCCTATGCCATGGCCGTGGACGGCGAGGGCAACGTCTATGTTACGGGGTATAGCTACAGCGATACCGATAGCGACTATGCCACGGTCAAGTACGATGCCGACGGCATCAAGCTATGGGAGGCCCGCTACGACGGGCCCGGGAATTATTCACAGGAATATGCCTATGCCCTGGCCGTGGATAGCGCGGGCAACGTCTATGTCACCGGGGAGAGCTACGGCGAGGGCACCATGAGGGATTACGCCACAATCAAGTATGATGCCGACGGCACGGAACTATGGGTCGCCCGCTACAACGGGCCGGGAAACGGGTGGGATGTCGCCTATGCCCTGGCCGTGGATAGCGCGGGCAACGTCTATGTCACCGGGAAGAGCTACGGCATAGGTTATATGACCGGATATGACTATGCCACGGTCAAGTACGATGCCAACACCGGCACGGAACTGTGGGTCGCCCGCTACACCGGGCTGGGAAGTTACTTTGATTCCGCCTATGCCCTGGCCGTGGATAGCGCGGGCGACGTCTATGTCACCGGGGAGAGCTACGACGGCACCGTATATAACTATGCCACGGTCAAGTACGCTGCCGCCGACGGCACGCAGCTGTGGGTCGCCCGCTACCGCAAAGGGTCTGCTTCGGCCCTGGCCGTGGACGGCGCTGGCAGCGTCTATGTCACGGGGCGCAGCTACGGAGACTATACCACGATCAAGTACGATGCCGACTACGGCGTTGCGCAGTGGGTCGTCCGCTACAGAGGGTCTGCTTCGGCCCTGGCCGTGGACGGCGCGGGCAGCATCTATGTCACCGGGACCAGCTACGGCGACTATACCACTATCAAGTACGCTCCCAATGGCACGCAGCAGTGGGTCTCCCGCTACGACGGGCCGGGGGGCTACCCCGATACCGCCAGTGCCATGGCCCTGGACGGCGCGGGCAACGTCTATGTCACGGGGCGCAGCTCCGGCACCGGCGGCGTCACCAGAAACGACGGATATGACTATGCTACGGTAAAGTACGACCCCAACACCGGCGATGAACTGTGGGTCTCCCGCTACGACGGGCCGGGGCCGGGGGACTACTATGATGCCGCCCATGCCCTGGCCGTGGACGGCTCGGGCAACGTCCATGTCACGGGGACCAGCTACGACGAGAGCACCGGATACGACTATGCCACTATAAAGTACAGCCAGCCCAAGGACCAGGACGGCGACGGTGTCTCTGACGACGCCGATAACTGTCCGGCAACACCTAATGCCGACCAGGTCGATATGGACGATGACGGCATAGGAGACGTATGCGATGACAGCGACGGCGACGACCTCTTTGACAGCGTTGACGTCTGCCCCTATGAAAATCCGACCAGCTTCGACGCGGACCACGACGGCTGTATAGACGGGTTCAGCGGGCTCAAGGACATGGTCGACGCGCTTGTGGCCGCGGAGGTCATAGCCCCGAAGCTTGGTAATAGCCTGCTCCGGAAGATAGCGAATGCCGAGAAGTCGGCCGACAAGGGTGAGGTCTGCGCGGCCATAAGCCATATCGAGGCCTTCGTAAACGAGATAAACGCTCAGACGGGCAAGAAGGTGGTGGCCGGGGATGAGGTCAACGGGCTAATAGCCTACGCCGGGAGCGTCATATCGTATCTCCAGAGCCTGTTTCCCACCGGCGAGAGTTGCTGA
- a CDS encoding PilZ domain-containing protein, with translation MDEKRTHAREGLSEHITCELSSWRGKLEAFFVKAVNVSKDGACIVAERTREPGSVVSLKVPFEGAGIGINFPGLAEVRWTAPAGEGGGFRMGLRFLA, from the coding sequence GTGGACGAAAAACGCACTCATGCAAGAGAAGGTCTTTCCGAGCACATCACCTGCGAGCTAAGCTCGTGGAGGGGTAAGCTGGAGGCCTTTTTCGTGAAGGCCGTTAACGTCTCAAAGGACGGGGCCTGTATAGTGGCGGAGCGTACCCGCGAGCCGGGCAGCGTGGTGAGCCTCAAGGTCCCGTTCGAGGGCGCCGGGATCGGGATAAACTTCCCCGGCCTTGCCGAGGTCAGGTGGACGGCCCCGGCAGGGGAAGGCGGCGGGTTCAGGATGGGACTCAGGTTTCTGGCGTAG
- a CDS encoding roadblock/LC7 domain-containing protein — translation MSVFRAILTELAERAGATGAIMLDWEGEAVDSFSATDDLELAEIGAHKGIILNMLRDVTSRQDDGGEVESVGISTTGARLAITTIKDGYYLLVTLHRGRPLGRAIFESKKAIAKIKKEMG, via the coding sequence GTGTCGGTCTTCAGGGCCATACTCACGGAGCTCGCGGAGAGGGCCGGCGCCACTGGCGCCATAATGCTCGACTGGGAGGGAGAAGCCGTGGACTCGTTCTCGGCCACTGACGATCTCGAACTCGCCGAGATAGGCGCCCACAAGGGGATCATCCTGAATATGCTCCGGGACGTCACCTCCCGCCAGGACGACGGCGGCGAGGTCGAGTCCGTGGGCATATCCACCACCGGCGCCAGGCTCGCCATAACCACCATCAAGGACGGCTACTACCTGCTCGTCACCTTGCACAGGGGCAGGCCGCTCGGCAGGGCCATCTTCGAATCGAAAAAAGCCATAGCGAAGATCAAAAAAGAAATGGGCTGA
- the smc gene encoding chromosome segregation protein SMC, whose translation RTHDLEKLLNEEERAEEMARMRVEELKRSEERLSFDVEDLTRQKGRIEEEMETLRAAASEMEGKVEEERTRLSECEGTTAGLLEELNDKDSRRRAAEATALEAMTAVSDIKHSIQALLKEEELLREREAKAWAELDEAEAELKTKEGPIEGLKAEMENAGGKREAAEAEFAGAAEKLAGLENALLLKTAERKALDEERAAKSARLEALEEMGSGLNGSKEGITAVMKSGREGGMHGLLADVMEASPGYERAVEAVLGERLQYVIVESQKEGVEAIEYLNVHASGRGSFVPLKDTRPPRYHAGSPSYDTPPSGTRALINEVSVKEEYRAVVNYLMGDVLLVDDMTSAMAIWQRNGISSTLVTPKGEMIDPQGIITGGHTNGSDGGVLQTKREIRELWEALPVLTQNLSALEEALKEMQLSTLSTRELLDTSKERLHTEELERVNLDGRLKVYEEEISRFALRRNALTSEIESAGEGLTNAAARKAGLSAERESIEAGLEKTEKEAAALAGEVRELGVKKESLAHTMTEIKVALASAEGRREHLSGQLAEKERLTEDTAGRLTSKKEEIETGRLETTARTEEASAHKAKVEELLERKDSIRKDEILKEEALTGLSVTRAELEREVKALTGELSGAQELKGRSELELKEIELGTNHLKERIIEKYGTEIDRYEPGEELKGEEFSSLEERAEELRKKVGAMGEVSLSALEEYGELEERHRFLVEQQEDLMKAVESLQAAITRINRTTREKFRKTFEEINGKFKETFPKLFCGGKAELRLTGDGDVLESGIEIVAQPPGKRLQGINLFSGGEKALTAIALIFSIFLIKPSPFCLLDEVDAPLDDVNIDRFNGFVREMSDKSQFVLITHNKRTMEMVDTLFGITMEEPGVSKTVSVVM comes from the coding sequence AGAGAACTCACGATCTGGAAAAACTCTTGAACGAGGAGGAACGCGCCGAAGAGATGGCCCGGATGAGGGTCGAGGAACTTAAGAGGAGCGAGGAGCGGCTCTCCTTCGACGTCGAAGACCTCACCCGGCAGAAGGGCCGCATCGAGGAAGAGATGGAAACCCTCAGGGCCGCGGCCTCCGAGATGGAAGGGAAAGTCGAAGAGGAGCGCACGAGGCTCTCCGAATGCGAGGGCACCACGGCGGGCCTTCTCGAAGAGCTTAACGATAAGGACTCACGCCGCAGGGCCGCGGAGGCTACGGCCCTTGAGGCCATGACCGCCGTCTCGGACATAAAGCACTCCATCCAGGCGCTCCTGAAGGAAGAGGAGCTTCTGAGGGAAAGAGAGGCTAAGGCCTGGGCCGAGCTCGATGAGGCGGAAGCGGAGCTCAAGACGAAGGAAGGCCCCATCGAAGGCCTTAAGGCCGAGATGGAAAACGCCGGAGGGAAGCGCGAGGCGGCCGAAGCCGAGTTCGCCGGGGCCGCCGAGAAGCTCGCCGGACTGGAAAACGCGCTTCTGCTCAAGACCGCCGAGAGGAAGGCCCTCGATGAAGAACGGGCCGCCAAGAGCGCGAGGCTCGAGGCGCTCGAGGAGATGGGCTCCGGCCTGAACGGCTCGAAGGAGGGCATCACGGCCGTCATGAAGTCCGGGAGGGAGGGAGGCATGCACGGGCTCCTGGCCGACGTCATGGAGGCCTCCCCGGGCTACGAGAGGGCCGTGGAGGCCGTGCTCGGAGAGAGGCTCCAGTACGTCATAGTGGAGAGCCAGAAGGAAGGGGTGGAGGCCATAGAGTACCTGAACGTCCACGCCTCGGGCCGCGGGAGCTTCGTCCCATTGAAGGACACCAGGCCGCCGCGCTATCATGCCGGCTCGCCCTCCTACGACACCCCGCCCTCGGGCACCAGGGCGCTCATAAACGAAGTGTCCGTAAAGGAAGAGTACCGCGCGGTAGTTAACTACCTCATGGGAGACGTGCTCCTGGTCGACGACATGACGAGTGCCATGGCGATATGGCAGAGGAACGGCATCTCCAGCACGCTCGTAACCCCGAAGGGCGAGATGATAGACCCCCAGGGGATAATAACCGGCGGGCACACCAACGGCTCCGACGGCGGAGTGCTCCAGACAAAACGCGAGATAAGGGAGCTCTGGGAGGCGCTCCCCGTCTTAACCCAAAACCTCTCGGCCCTTGAAGAGGCGCTGAAGGAGATGCAGCTCTCTACACTCTCCACCAGGGAACTGCTCGACACGTCCAAGGAGAGGCTGCACACCGAAGAGCTGGAGCGGGTCAACCTCGACGGCAGGCTGAAGGTATACGAGGAAGAGATTTCGAGGTTCGCCTTACGGAGGAACGCGCTCACCTCGGAGATAGAGTCCGCCGGTGAGGGTTTGACGAATGCCGCGGCGAGGAAGGCCGGGCTTTCGGCCGAGAGGGAGTCGATCGAGGCGGGGTTGGAAAAGACGGAAAAGGAGGCCGCCGCGCTGGCCGGGGAGGTAAGAGAGCTCGGCGTCAAGAAGGAGTCGCTCGCCCACACCATGACGGAGATAAAGGTGGCCCTTGCCTCGGCCGAGGGGCGCCGTGAACATTTAAGCGGGCAACTCGCTGAAAAAGAGCGCCTCACCGAAGATACCGCGGGAAGGCTCACCTCCAAAAAAGAGGAGATAGAGACGGGGCGCCTTGAGACGACGGCCAGGACGGAAGAGGCCTCGGCCCACAAGGCGAAGGTCGAGGAGTTGCTCGAGAGGAAAGACTCCATAAGGAAGGACGAGATACTCAAGGAAGAAGCCCTCACCGGGCTCTCCGTAACCAGGGCCGAACTCGAAAGGGAGGTCAAGGCCCTTACCGGTGAGCTCTCCGGGGCGCAGGAGCTTAAGGGCCGCTCGGAGCTGGAGCTTAAGGAGATAGAGCTCGGCACCAACCACCTGAAGGAGAGGATAATCGAGAAGTACGGGACCGAGATCGACCGCTACGAGCCGGGAGAAGAGCTTAAGGGCGAGGAGTTCTCGTCCCTGGAGGAGAGAGCCGAGGAGTTGAGGAAGAAGGTGGGCGCCATGGGCGAGGTGAGCCTCTCCGCGCTCGAGGAGTACGGGGAGCTCGAGGAGAGACACCGCTTCCTCGTCGAGCAGCAGGAAGACCTTATGAAGGCCGTGGAGAGCCTGCAGGCGGCCATAACGAGGATAAACCGCACCACGCGGGAGAAGTTCAGGAAGACCTTCGAGGAGATAAACGGGAAGTTCAAGGAGACCTTCCCGAAACTCTTCTGCGGAGGCAAGGCCGAGCTGAGACTCACCGGCGACGGGGACGTGCTGGAGAGCGGCATAGAGATAGTGGCCCAGCCTCCGGGGAAAAGGCTTCAGGGCATAAACCTCTTTTCCGGAGGCGAGAAGGCGCTAACGGCCATCGCCCTCATATTCTCCATATTCCTCATAAAGCCGAGCCCCTTCTGCCTCCTCGACGAGGTGGACGCGCCGCTGGACGACGTCAATATAGACCGGTTCAACGGCTTCGTCAGGGAGATGTCCGACAAGAGCCAGTTCGTCCTTATAACGCACAACAAACGCACCATGGAGATGGTCGACACGCTCTTCGGCATAACCATGGAGGAGCCGGGGGTGTCGAAGACCGTCTCCGTCGTTATGTAG